The Chiloscyllium punctatum isolate Juve2018m chromosome 30, sChiPun1.3, whole genome shotgun sequence genome includes a region encoding these proteins:
- the LOC140455403 gene encoding E3 ubiquitin-protein ligase BRE1A-like, with protein MKERETPGAGSKRAAADPPPGPPEKSANLEESAGSSGAKVETIKLGSDSSTEELDIRTLQSKNRKLAEVIDQRQTIEDELREQIEKLVKRQATDDATLLILNRYWCQFDENVRIILQRWDLEQEQESRDVLSEKKMLVVSDPEPDSDSNQERDRREEREKACREGQSESALPFLAMLASSTSEEMELQLQDRVAYSRQAVSSTADVFEKLRLRIDQLAEWVTSKGSPLLEDALRELNSLLSKENQRLLELTDCLREKHHKMSQEFSELQGKLEEAESRLSDMQTTIEDLQWDTDKIRKREQRLNRHLAEVLERVKSKGYKVYGGSSNLYGGTVTINARKFEEMNCDLEENKELALNRLSELEKMRQDLQMVTGDNEKLRDQLKSLANEMVKDSPEFRCLQSQFSVLYNESLQLKAQMDDARSLLFTTRTTHQRQVEQMEGDEVGLQKKLRTEVMQLEDTLAQVRKEYEMLRIEFEQTLAANEQAGPINREMRHLISSLQNHNHQLKGDVQRYKRRLRDSHTELAKVRRKVWETHSELGLVRSRGSSGSQPQAGGTEQVKEEAPDIKQEPEDSSSKREKEEAEAAKQRRQQQQQQEEEKEKEKEKEREREKREKERERAREKGREKDTEKDRDKDKADKERDRSKPEDTKKKEAEMVKQLRGELKRAQESQKEMKLLLDMYRSSPKEQRDKVQLMASEKRAKAELENLRQRLKELEEKERHEGKKMADVEALRRMKLVDEQMEHMLKKVAMAKQEEEALLSEMDVTGQAFEDMQEQNIRLMQQLREKDDANFKLMSERIKSNQIHKLLKEEKEELGDQLLTLKTQVDAQLQVVKKLEEKEQLLQTNLTAMEKELSLRTQTLDMHKRKAVEAAQLAEDLKLQLETDQKKLSEVQNDIIEGSVAREKETFNYKRAQEDISKLRRKLERQKKPEMFTNCDEILMEEIKDYKAKLTCPCCNMRKKDAVLTKCFHVFCFECVKTRYDTRQRKCPKCNAAFGANDFHRIYIG; from the exons ATGAAGGAGAGGGAGACGCCCGGCGCGGGCTCCAAGCGGGCGGCAGCAGACCCACCACCTGGGCCTCCCGAGAAATCGGCCAACCTAGAGGAGTCGGCGGGGAGCTCGGGGGCCAAGGTGGAAACCATCAAACTGGGGAGCGACAGTTCCACG GAGGAGCTTGACATCCGGACCCTGCAGAGCAAAAACCGGAAGCTCGCTGAGGTGATCGATCAGCGACAGACCATCGAGGATGAGCTGCGGGAACAGATCGAGAAGCTGGTGAAACGACAAGCCACAGATGACGCCACCCTCCTCATTCTGAACCGCTACTGGTGCCAG TTTGATGAGAACGTGCGGATTATCCTGCAGCGTTGGGATCTGGAGCAAGAGCAGGAAAGCcgggatgtactgtctgagaaGAAGATGTTGGTGGTATCTGACCCTGAGCCTGATTCCGATAGCAACCAGGAACGGGACCGtcgtgaggagagagagaaag CGTGCAGGGAGGGCCAGAGTGAGAGCGCGTTGCCGTTCCTGGCCATGTTGGCCAGTAGCACCAGCGAGGAGATGGAGCTCCAGCTCCAGGATCGGGTCGCCTATTCCCGCCAGGCCGTGTCCAGCACCGCTGATGTCTTTGAGAAGCTCCGTCTCCGGATTGACCAGCTGGCCGAGTGGGTCACCAGCAAAG GTTCACCCCTGCTGGAGGATGCCCTGAGGGAGTTGAACTCGCTCCTGTCAAAGGAGAATCAGAGGTTGCTGGAGCTGACAGACTGTCTGCGAGAGAAGCATCACAAGATGTCACAAGAG TTCTCGGAGCTCCAGGGGAAGTTGGAGGAGGCAGAGAGTCGCCTGTCGGACATGCAGACCACCATCGAGGACCTGCAGTGGGACACTGACAAGATTCGCAAACGGGAGCAAAGACTTAACAGGCACCTGGCAGAGGTGCTGGAGAGG GTCAAATCGAAAGGTTACAAAGTTTACGGAGGATCGAGTAATCTGTACGGGGGGACTGTCACCATCAACGCCAGGAAG TTTGAAGAGATGAACTGTGACCTGGAAGAGAATAAGGAGTTGGCCTTGAACCGTCTCTCGGAGCTCGAGAAGATGCGGCAGGATCTCCAGATGGTTACCGGGGACAACGAGAAGCTGAGG GACCAGTTGAAGTCTCTTGCCAATGAGATGGTGAAGGATTCCCCGGAGTTCCGGTGCCTGCAGTCTCAGTTCTCCGTACTGTATAATGAGAGCCTGCAGCTCAAGGCCCAGATGGACGATGCCCGCAGCCTGCTCTTCACCACCCGCACCACCCACCAACGCCAAGTGGAGCAGATGGAG GGCGATGAGGTGGGCCTCCAGAAGAAGTTGCGCACCGAGGTGATGCAGCTGGAGGATACCCTGGCCCAGGTCCGCAAGGAATACGAGATGTTGCGGATAGAGTTCGAGCAAACCCTCGCTGCCAACGAACAGGCGG GGCCCATCAACCGGGAGATGCGTCACCTGATCAGCAGCCTGCAGAACCACAACCACCAGCTGAAGGGCGACGTGCAGCGTTACAAACGGAGGCTGCGAGACAGCCACACGGAGCTGGCCAAGGTGCGGCGGAAAGTCTGGGAGACCCACAGCGAGCTGGGCCTG GTCCGGTCGCGGGGATCCAGCGGGTCGCAACCGCAGGCCGGAGGCACTGAGCAGGTCAAAGAGGAGGCCCCAGACATCAAGCAGGAGCCCGAGGACAGCAGCagcaagagggagaaagaggaagcCGAGGCTGCCAAGCAACGccgacagcagcagcagcagcaggaagaggagaaggagaaggagaaagaaaaagagagagagcgggagaagcgcgagaaggagagagaacgggccagggagaaggggagggagaaggacacCGAGAAAGATCGGGACAAGGACAAGgcagacaaggagagagacaggagtAAACCCGAGGACACCAAGAAAAAGGAGGCGGAGATGGTCAAACAGCTACGAGGCGAACTGAA GAGAGCACAGGAAAGTCAGAAGGAGATGAAGCTCCTGTTGGACATGTACCGCTCATCGCCAAAGGAGCAGAGGGACAAAGTTCAGCTGATGGCATCGGAGAAGAGGgcgaaggcagag CTGGAGAACCTGAGGCAGAGGCTGAAGGAGCTGGAGGAGAAGGAGAGGCACGAGGGCAAGAAGATGGCAGATGTGGAGGCTCTGCGCCGGATGAAGCTGGTGGATGAACAAATGGAGCACATGCTGAAAAAGGTCGCCATGGCGAAGCAG GAGGAGGAAGCTCTCCTGTCGGAGATGGATGTGACTGGCCAGGCGTTTGAGGACATGCAGGAACAGAACATCCGGCTGATGCAGCAGCTTCGAGAAAAGGACGACGCGAACTTCAAGCTGATGTCTGAACGAATCAAATCCAACCAGATCCACAAACTGCTgaaggaggagaaggaggagctgGGAGACCAGCTGCTGACCTTAAAAACACAA GTTGACGCCCAGCTCCAGGTGGTGAAAAAGTTGGAAGAGAAGGAGCAGTTACTGCAGACGAACCTGACGGCCATGGAGAAGGAGCTCTCCCTGCGAACCCAGACCCTGGACATGCACAAGCGCAAG GCAGTGGAGGCTGCCCAATTAGCTGAAGACCTGAAGTTGCAGCTGGAAACTGATCAGAAGAAACTCTCTGAGGTTCAGAACGATATCATCGAGGGCAGCGTGGCCCGAGAGAAGGAAACGTTCAATTATAAGCGAGCACAG